In Bacteroidia bacterium, one genomic interval encodes:
- a CDS encoding DEAD/DEAH box helicase — protein MTFSNLNLIAPILDALRKLEYEKPTPIQAQSIPALLDGRDIFGCAQTGTGKTAAFALPILQLLHNKNQKPSNTIKALILAPTRELAIQIGESFTDYGNKLPYRHVVVFGGVSQLNQTNALKKGADVLIATPGRLLDLMQQGYVNLQHIAYFVLDEADRMLDMGFINDIKKVIAKLPQQRQTIFFSATVAPEIMKLANTLLSNPVKVNVTPVSTPTEMVKQFVYHVKKENKRSLLRHVLKSNGIDHALVFTRTKRGADRVTKELNKNGIKAEAIHGDKSQGARERALEGFKNRKVHVLVATDIASRGIDVDKLTHVINFEIPEQAETYVHRIGRTGRAGESGTALSFCTEDEKPYLNDIHKLIRKNIDVVRSHPFQ, from the coding sequence ATGACATTTTCAAATTTAAACCTTATTGCACCCATATTGGATGCATTAAGAAAACTGGAGTATGAAAAACCTACTCCCATACAAGCACAATCAATACCCGCTTTATTAGACGGCCGCGACATTTTTGGATGTGCGCAAACAGGAACCGGCAAAACAGCAGCATTTGCATTACCTATTCTGCAATTGCTACATAATAAAAATCAAAAACCCTCCAACACCATAAAAGCCTTAATACTTGCTCCTACCCGCGAGCTTGCCATACAAATTGGCGAAAGTTTTACTGATTACGGAAACAAGCTGCCTTACCGCCATGTGGTGGTGTTTGGTGGTGTATCGCAACTAAATCAAACCAATGCTTTGAAAAAAGGTGCCGATGTGCTTATTGCAACACCGGGTCGCCTGCTTGACCTTATGCAACAAGGCTACGTAAATCTTCAGCATATAGCATATTTTGTGCTGGATGAAGCCGACCGTATGTTGGATATGGGCTTTATTAACGACATTAAAAAAGTTATTGCAAAACTCCCTCAACAAAGGCAAACCATATTTTTCTCTGCAACAGTAGCTCCTGAAATCATGAAACTTGCCAACACGCTGCTGAGTAATCCTGTTAAAGTAAACGTAACCCCTGTTTCCACTCCTACAGAAATGGTGAAGCAGTTTGTATATCATGTAAAAAAAGAAAATAAACGCTCGTTGCTTCGTCATGTGCTCAAGTCAAATGGTATTGATCATGCACTGGTGTTTACACGCACCAAGCGCGGTGCCGACAGGGTGACCAAAGAGCTCAATAAAAACGGCATTAAAGCCGAAGCCATACATGGTGATAAATCGCAGGGTGCACGCGAGCGCGCTTTGGAGGGTTTTAAAAACAGGAAGGTACATGTGCTGGTGGCAACAGATATTGCTTCGCGCGGTATTGATGTGGATAAATTAACACATGTAATAAATTTTGAAATTCCCGAACAGGCCGAAACCTATGTACACCGCATAGGCCGTACAGGGCGTGCGGGCGAATCAGGAACTGCGCTTTCATTCTGTACAGAAGATGAAAAGCCATACCTTAACGATATACATAAACTGATTAGAAAAAACATTGATGTGGTAAGATCACATCCTTTTCAATAA